A genome region from Candidatus Eisenbacteria bacterium includes the following:
- the nadD gene encoding nicotinate-nucleotide adenylyltransferase gives MARQGLFGGTFDPPHVGHLALAEWARERLKLDEVVFVPVGQPPHKRSARMSSARHRLAMTRLATRGNPAFRVSSVEVGARSPSYTVDTLRRLREERPRDRWYLLIGSDSLDEFHTWREPESILRLSTLAVAERPGCGEEARRRWGKRRGLVSLGNPGLDVSSTMVRARARAGQSLRYLVPDAVAAYIARHRLYRSDALARAGR, from the coding sequence ATGGCCCGGCAGGGACTCTTCGGCGGCACCTTCGACCCGCCGCACGTCGGCCATCTGGCGCTGGCCGAGTGGGCGCGCGAGCGCCTGAAGCTCGACGAGGTGGTGTTCGTGCCGGTCGGCCAGCCGCCTCACAAGCGCAGCGCGCGGATGTCGAGCGCGCGCCATCGTCTGGCCATGACCCGGCTCGCCACCCGGGGCAACCCGGCGTTTCGCGTCTCGAGCGTGGAGGTCGGCGCGAGGTCCCCTTCTTATACGGTGGACACGCTGCGGCGACTCCGCGAGGAGCGCCCGCGGGATCGCTGGTACCTGCTGATCGGGTCCGACAGCCTGGACGAGTTCCACACCTGGCGAGAGCCCGAGAGCATCCTCCGGCTGTCCACGCTGGCCGTGGCGGAGCGTCCGGGGTGCGGCGAAGAGGCGCGGCGACGGTGGGGCAAGCGGCGCGGCCTCGTCTCGCTCGGGAACCCGGGTCTCGACGTCTCGTCGACGATGGTTCGCGCGCGCGCGCGTGCGGGCCAGTCGCTCCGCTACCTGGTGCCGGATGCCGTGGCCGCCTACATCGCGCGCCACCGGCTCTACCGCTCCGACGCGCTGGCGAGGGCAGGCCGGTGA